tatTACTCTCACGCAGTATTGGACAGATTTAAGCCGGTACTACCGGCTAATTTTTCAGTACACATTTTTACGTAATTATctgcagaaaattacattttccaactcagaaaaatctattgagtccaaatattatatttaaattttctaattaacattctaaatttttgaacctattctagacaattaaattattttaattaaacagTTAATTAATTGCGATTCTTACAATtggattaataataaaaaaacaaacaacaaTTAGTGAACAATAGTAAAATAATTCCTTCATAGTGATATTATTTATAGAGATGGaagaaaaaattcatattaatatAGTAAATCTTGCTTGGATTACTTTAATGGTTGTTttcacatttttcttttctcttagtATGGGGAGGAAGTGGACTTCAAAAGTACGACTAATTGGGGTAGGAGATCCAGCTATATCAATTGTTTTCTAACTGGGTTATTAAATTTTTCTATTGAATATTCTTTATTTCATTTCCTTTTAATTAATACCATACCAATTCTTTTAATTCAAATATATCCACATTTCGTAAGTCTATTTTATTTGAGTGGTGTAATGTAATCAATGCATAATACAAACAAAATAATCTATCAATTatccaatagtaaaatttattaaaatttctaTTTGGATAAATTGGCTCTTACCaaagttatatataaaaaatgagtaACTGTAAACTCCCCCCCCCTTAAcacctctttttccttttttccccttttttcaaACGAATTCATCTTTCGAACCATATCTCATCCCGTATGTGATGAAATAGGATGAATTGAGACAGTATTTTGTAAATACGTAATTATCTTGAATATATCAACCATTTATTTACTTTTCGATTATccgaaaagaacaaaaaaaacatCTTGTTCTTTTTCAACAATTTCTGATATCTAGTAGACTTCTCAGTAGGATTCGAACCCAGATGCagttttaagaaaaaaaagaacaataGGCTCTTATAGAATTGCCAAAAAATTCTTCGATTTCTTCTGAAAGCAGATGATTATTCATCTGCTTCTCACATTCTATGAATAGTCGACACATTGAAGAATATCCAAAGAGACATTTAGAGAATCGCTTTGATTCTATTTATGTTCGTTCCGTTTGAAGAAAGGAAGAATCCAAACAAAGAATCaatctttcttttagttgtatcTCTTTGATTGGTCAATGTATGATATTCCAAACCCTCGTTTCTAATGAAATTTCTGGATTGATCAAAAGATCCTTTTAATTGGCTAAAATCCGTTTGAATGAAACTAGATCTCGTGAAATCATATTGACTATTTGATGATACATTCCATACCTTGCTAAAATATCAATCTTTGTTTACCAACCACACATTATCTAATCAAATCCAATTTTCTCTCGATATGCTCCTCAAAATCCGATTCGCGCGAATTCTTCCCCCAACTAGCGAAGAGATCTTGGCAGAGTTGCCACGTGAAATTGAGCACCATTTTGCAAAAAAAATAGCCCGCTTATTTCTCAAAAAGAAATGGAAAACATGCTCAATATCATTTGATTGAGCACCCGTGTAACGTCGCCCTATATTCCAATTCCACGACAGACAATCGATGTGTATCAATGATGTCAAAAGGGCGGTAATAGTATTTGGGGGAGCACAGGAATTGCATAAATACTCCCGGTAGAGTAAATTTTATTTGTCTGTTCTCCAGAGGTTACTGTAGAATTTATAAATATAACAACAAATTGTAACAACAACAAAGGGGAGGGGGGAAAACGATCGGTGTACAAATCAACGAGGGAAAAAAAAACTGTTTTCTagaaggaaacaaaaaaaaaaggctatGCATTACCCAAGTTACCTCAGTTACAGATGCCTCGAGTCTTCTGCTGCCTAACTTTGCAGGACACTGGACCAAGAAGATCGCGGCGTGCCTTTTGTTTTCATTAAAAGAGTTGGTTTGATATTTACTTCATAATCTTCCAACTGCAAGCTCAAGGAATCGCTGTCGCACAATGTTAGCGCTAATGATTGACCAACAGTTTTTGTATAGTCATCCTGAAGGCTGATGTAGTCAGTAAGTTCTCCTTCAAGATCATCACTCAGATCACGTTGCCCTGGAATAACTACGATTCCAGCTTCAGAAACATTAATCGGAACAGAAGCAAAGTAACGCCCTCTGCTGTTACTATTACTCTGATCTCCAgatctcttccttttctttcccttttgtTTTTCGGGATGATGAAGCTTGCATCTGGTTCCTTTCGTACAGGTGCCCGTTGCTTGAAAAGTAGGACAGATACAACTGTGCTTCTTCCTACACTGATCATACATGAGCAAGCGAGTATTAGTCTCCGGTCATTTATGCACACAAATTTTTCGAAGAACAGTCAGCAGAGCCTAGAGTACAGAAaagattataattaaataaacaagaTTACACTTAGCAGTATTACTCCATTAGGATTAGCAATCCAACACAAACAGTGCAACAGGCTGCAACTGACTAGTCAATATGAAATTCTACTCAATGAACCCAAGTTGACATTAGAACCCTATGGCCTATACCCTACATAAATACAATGAACCACCGGATCATATCCATATTCTGCTAGTTGAAATGGAAATTCATACGCAAAGAAATGGATATTCTAGCAAAATGAGGAACAAATTAAATATTCAATATTatccagaaaacaaaattaattatgttGGTTAATACCTCATTCCCATCAGCACAATAACCCTTGAGAAATCCTTCACAAACAGAAGCCTTAGGGTTCACATTGACATGTCTATATGGGCAATTTCGGTTTGTGCATAAGCCTGCCATGAAAGTCGTCAGAATTATAACTTCCTTTGGAAGGAAAAAGACGAATTATATCAAAGATTACTTTCTAATAACCTTGCAGAAAATAAGAACAATCTGGCATTCTCTCTGGTATAACCTGCACAAGTGATTAACTTCAGTTTAGAGACAGGAGTAAATGCAGTAGATAACATTCAATGTCTTGGACTTGCTGCTATAACAAAACCTTATGAGTCAATTTGCAGCTGGGAGTAGAACATAAACCATTCAGGAACTTAGTACAGACAGCAATTTTTGAGGGATCATGAACATAAGGGCATTTCCCACCCTCCTTGTTACATTTCCCAAATCTTGTAAAAAACTGACAATACTTCTGCTTTCGAGCCAACCGTTGCCTGGCAGTATGCAAGCTCCATCTAACTTTTTCATTTGCCAATTTTCGAGTTCGTTTTTTTGGGTCTCTGATAAGCTGATTACCATTTCCAATTCGGACATATCTGTGAAAATTGATTCAGCATAGCAAGATCAATAACACTGCAGGACTTGGCATTATACAAATATTTTCCCTTTGGCTGCTTTTAAGCTAAGACAACCAACACTGACGAAATTCAAAATACTATAGGTATAAAAGCCAGTGCATAATAAGAGGGAACATACTCATCATTTCCAATCACCAATCTCCTAGGAATGTAAGCTCTTTTCACAACCAAGCCCGAATCAGCAGTGGCAGACGACAGGGATTCATCATCTACAAAAAGAATTGTAAGTGAAACATTGTAAGACCAAGTAATAGGATCTATTAACTGCTAGAGAAAAACAGCAGACTTATCCACAGAATATAATGACAAAAGAATGGGAAGCTGAACAGAAATGGAAGAACATTCATAATGGTCAATCCCATATTGGAAACAAAAGAAAGCTTAATGATTCCACACCTCACATTGCATAAACAAGAAATCAACTACAAACAAACTAAATGGTGTGGAGTATTTTACATAAGATAAgcaataaaaaaattgagaacaTTTCAAGAATATACAGGCAGGGCATATGTACACAGCCATGACAACATATGGGGTGAGTAATTCCAAattttgaacccatgaccaacaAGTCACAAGGCATCAAGGCTTATATGTTTGGATTTTTCTTTCTGCACCTTTACCATCATAtagacattaaaataaaaaaagggtaGCCCAGTGCACAAGCATTCCACATTAACGGAGGGTCCAGAAAAGGGTCATACCCAAAGGGTATAATGTACACAGCCTAACCTGTTAATTACATCAGTGGCTGTTTACACGGATTGAACCCGTGACCTTAAGGTCACACAGAGATAACACAACCATTGCTCCAAGGCTCCACTTCTATAGTATAGACATTAAGTTAATCAAAATGAGTCATAATGCTAACAGGTAATTCACTGCAAATGTTCAACTAGGGAACACATCTTTGGGAGAGGAAATAGGTCAGAGTCTTTTAGACATGCCTCGCCTATAATGCTATTTCAAAGGCTATTCATTATTGAAGTTGAAAAGAAACTAGCAAGCATTGCTTAGCTGAtgcaattaaattttttgttctaaGGAGCATCCATCATCCTTTCATTCAGTTCTTAATCTATCCCACAATGTTTTTTCATTGTGCTTAGAAGAATCTTGAAAACTGTCATACCACAATTTGTCCTTCAGCAGTCTGAGGCACCGTATTTCCAAATTACGGTTTTCATCATTCATGGCTTCAACAAAAGCCAGACAGCTTAAATATGATTCTTGGTCCCTATAAATATAGGTCATTTTGATTTTAATCTCTCTTTCcacttctctctttctttttttgtgcTTTTAGTCTTCATCATTAATAGCTTCGATCATTATATTTCATTAAAAAATGATTTTAGTTTGTACAAATATAATAAGTGACCTATAAATATCCCTGCAAATGCTTCATTGAGCCTAGGGGCGTATCATGTTTTTGGTGGACTGAAAAGTATGAAAGGACACACAAGGTTCAAGTAAAATGGTTCTCACAGAAATCCTGACCACCTGAAATCCTCTGAAGTGTGCGCCTGGAAGGATCCATTTTGTAGCGAACTGAACCAATACGGAATATACGTTCTACAAAATCAACCCATTACTTTCAGCCAGTaaggaaaaacaaagataaaTAGAACACAGAGCATAAATAAGCTTTAATAGCACGTTAAACAAATAGTCTGCAGCTTTATGATATGACAAACTCTCATGGAAAGAATGTTTCCTACTATTTGCATGGGAACCAACGCAAGCTGCACCTTTTTGCTCTCTCTTTTTCCTCTCTACTGCAGCAACAGCAAGTGTGGCCTCCTAAAATGATGATGAGAAACTGTTAAGTTCACTGACTAAGAAAGATCTATTTGCATAAAGTAAAATATACCAAAAGCCAAACTAACCTCATTAGCTTGCTTTGAGTTCTTCTCAATGGATTTGGACCATTTTAAACTAGACCCACCAACACTTAATACCTTGGATTTCCAAAGAGAAAACCCACGGGTTGACCTAGTGTAAACAGTATCCATCTTTCTGAAATGAAGCATTTTCTTactaaaataaaacagaaatcaAAAGTTTGCAATTTTGGGCTGCTGGTTGCACACAACCCAAAGCAGGAGAAACAAAGCAAACATAAATGAAGGAGTATCAAATGCTGAGTACCTAACTGCTGATAAGAAGGTACTATTGGAACATGAAGCAGAATTATGAATGACGCTTCTTAAATATGTTGGTCTTTTCCATGGAAATAACTGAGGCAAAACCCTTTGAGAATGCCATGAATTATGGCCATTTTTAGGTGACTTTTTGCCACATAATGTCCAGACTAATGAGGCTCTTAAAGATTTGAATGATCTCCCAGCAACTGAAAAGGATAAAGTTAAGTCTCAGCTCTAACCATGAATAAAGGGAAATAAAGCTATTATATGGAATAGCACCAACAGCTCAAAATTCCTCAGCCAACAGTGAGTCACAGCAAGGGCTGGGAATGGAGAAATCACTCCACCATAAGCTCAAACGAATAGACTCAAGACATGCAGAGATATAACATAAACACAAGCAAAcaacgaaataaaataaaaagctcTAAAAGTTAGGCTCAGGACATATAGAAAATTGTGAAGCTGATATTGGAAGAAAATGCCATTTATGCATTCATATATAAACATATAAAAGAAGAGATGAACACAAACAGAATTCTTGTAAAACAAGGGACACATTTCTAGCAGGTACAAACTAATGGATAGATGCATATAGCAAGCAGTTCAGTGtacttttaaattattatattttaaacagcAAACAGTATTCAACTGAATACATGATATGCATCTACTGCAGCCCCAATCCAAAAGTTATATATTTCCCAACGATGGTATGAGATTCAAAAGAGCAAAAATTATATGGATATGAATTAGGCAAAATAATAAGTTCTCCACCTATACCTTTATGTAACTGCCTCTTACTAAGCTTTCTGTTGCAAAGCACCTTACAAGACCCCTGACCATCAGAATCTAGAGTGGCTTTCGGCACTGCAACAGTCTGGTTCATATTCCTAACTAACTGATTTTTGCACCTCTTGTAGTAGCCTTCAGAGAAGGCTGTTTGGGACTTCTCATCACGAGAATTTGAAGTCGCTACCAACTGATTTGTTTTGGGCTTTGTATATACAATTCTCTTGGTGCTGAAAGAAGAAATGTGTCCATCATTTGCTTCAACTTGGTTCTCCAGCTTACTCAGTGGACTACTTTGATTATCAGGAGTTTCGTACTGATTTGAATCATCTTTGGAAGAGTTTGGTGTATCATTGATATCTATCAGTTTTCTAGGATCTGATGCATTTTCATAGCAACCACTGGAAGGAGGTTCTACCAATGGGGAAGATATATTTTCCTCTGATAATGTGCCAATGGATAGTGAAGGTTTTCTCTGACTCTGCTGAGGGACCTCTGCTACTCCTGTTTTCAAGGTCAGTTGATCTGACACATCAATCCTGCTCCCAGATCTGGTACTCTTTGATAATTCATCTAAGCTCAAAGGTGACTTATTTACAGAAGAGATCTGAGTAAAAGAAACTGTAGTAGGCTGTCTTACAAGACTGTTACCTTTACGAATGTAAGAGGTATTCTGAAAGTTTCCTTTCCTATCTAGAATTTGCCTTTTGGGAAGAAATTTTCCTGGCGAAAGCTTGTTTCCAGGTAAAGAACCTTGAGAATTATTACCAGAACGTCGCCAAGTTCGAGGATTTGAGAGATGGGTTGAAGAGGCAGATGTCTTTGAATTTGACTTTGAAATGATGAACGAACGACCCTTTTGAGTTTTTGGCATGGCACCTCCAAGGGTATTTTTGCTCCCATTTTCTGAAAAATAAGAAACTGGACCATTATTTGAAACCTTGGAGTTGACTTGGGATGATTGTCGCATTAGATTCCTCTCAACTGGGTTACTATGCCCAGTTGCATTAGCTGACTTCATAATCTTATTAGTATGCTGTATTGGTGAAGTACAAGTAGGCAAATCAGAACCATGTTCAACTGCAGATATATCCCCACAATTGTTTTCATCTTGGATTGATGTACAATTTAAATTCCCTCTCTCAGGTGCTTCCGATATCCCTTGAGAACACACATCTGATGGTGCTTCAGGTGCATCCTCCTCCAAATCACCATCGGAAGGATGGGACACAATGCTCTGTTGATGAATTAAACTGTCCTTCATATCTCCCTTATTATATCCAGACGCCAAAATGTCAGTTTGCATTTGAGTGCCATTTTCTTTGCATTCACCATCCAACAATGGGAACTGAATGTCCAAGTCCTCACGAAGTGAATAAGATGCAAAATCTGAGTTCTTTAATTCAAAATGGTCAGAACTCATGGTTTCATTATTTGCATATCTAGCGTCACAAGAACCTCCAACAAAATTGTCAGACAATTTCCTACTATCCTCTGAACATGACAATGATTGTGCACTAAACAGAACATCCATGCTTGACAATGCAACTTCTTTTTCGGGTGCTTGTTTATCACTGAAAGAAACAGGAAAATCCGCACAAGATTTGGATACCACAACTGCATCACTCAACTCAGAGGTAGTCGTGACTTTGATCCCTTTAGATAATAGTGAAAGATAATTTGCATCATCAATCTCATTATCTCTAACACAAAGCTCAGCCTCTGAAAGCTCCTTTTTCCCATGTAAAGTAATGATCCCATTCAAGCACGATTCCAGGTTAGAACCTAAGCTTTGAACAGATTGATCCAAAACTTCTGAACAACATGCATCCTTCACCTTCACACTTGAGGCAGTATCCCAATCATTTGCATGGCTAACTGAATTTACAGGTTTTGGAGAAATTCCCTCCATCTTTGAGTGCAAAAACTTTGAATGAGTCCTAgcttttctctttttcatattGTTTATATCCCCTTCACCAAATCCAACAGAAAGATTAGAACTTGAAAATGGCTCTTCCTTGCCACAATTCTCAGAAGATATGGCAGCGTAACTGGGGGAAACATCCTTCACAGCATCATTAGTGATGTCAGAACACTGACCAGCGGTACCATCTTCTAAATTGACCAGTCCACTATAAGAACCCTGTGTCACAGCAATAGCATTTTGTATGCAATCTGTACCAGAGTGAATCTTAATTTTTCCTGAATTTGAAGGGGCAGACATTGCGCTGCTTGATGCAGGGTTGATCACGTCTGGATTTTCTTCCAAAATAGCATACTTGGTGATAATAGTAGGGACCATAAGTCCAAAACCAGATTCACCAGTAAGACCACATTCAGTAACTGTAAGCTTCTCTTTAGATCCTTTAAGATCACCAGAAATTAGGCCATAAACGCTACTAGCAGAGTTATATGTATTAGTGTGATCTGACTTACCAATATTGTCAGCTGAACTAAGAACGCTGTCATCTACTACATCTATAACAAACCCATTCTGTGGACATCTTACATTTGAATAATTCTCACATGATTGAGACTCTTGATTCTGACATAGCTGTTTAATATCACAACCCACATCATTGATTTTGGAAGTACTTCCATTTAATAATTCAGGAACCATGTTAGTATCTGGCATTCTACGCAAGTCATGGACAGAATTATTTGCATCTAAACACTCAGAATCAATCTTTTTAGCTTCACCAGTAGAAGCACAAGATTGAGAATTTGGAATGTTAAGGCCACTTTCAAACCTGGCGGCTCCTTTCTGAGTATCTGAATCTTCATCAGTTTCACATTCTCGTGACCTGGAATGTGGCCCCAAACTCAGCAGGGTTAGATCTCCATTTCTATCTTCAAGCAATTGATTCCGATCCTTTGATAAATTGTATGAACTATGGCCAGGCATTGACATCTTGTCTACAGTGATGTTTTTCTGCTCCAGACAAGGTTCAACTTTGTTGGGAACAGAGACAGATGAAGAACTAGGTATGACTCGATCAGGTTGCACACATCCATGAACCTTATTCACTGATCGTGAATTTGACATTGTAGATTTTGGATTTCCAACAACTTTCTTCACTACTCTCTTGACAACTTTTTTCTTCTTGACAACCCTTGGGGAGGACTTACCAGAGTGAATTTTGGTACTTCCACCTGCAACCTCATTTTTCACACTATCAGTCTCACGGGTGCAAGGTTGAGAACAAGGATTAACAACATTATTCTGTAAGCTTAAATCATTCACAGATCCAGAGCAGTCATTCACTTTGCATGATGAGCTATTCAAAGTTACAACATCCCTAGATACTTTTGCAGCTTCCAAACCAGAACAATCACTATCGGATACTGAaaccttttttctcttttctgaGGGAGTTAAATCAGCATCAGAGACAGAATTCATATTTGTATCAGTAACAACAGTCGAAGTCGAAGCGGTCACAATAGCCTTCGCAACCAGGGAATTTGATTCAAAAGAGATATCAAGTTCCACAGGACTtccttccctttcttcttgtTTCATCCCATGACCTACATGCCCACACTGCTCCTTGCCCCTGAAATCATTAGTGTTAGACTCAGCAGAATAACCAGCATTCCGTAATTGTTCAATCTCACGATTCCTATAACTTGGTTTTGCATTCTGGATCCTAAGAAGAGCACTCTTCTTTTGAACCTGTTTCTTTAGAGAAGGTCGCCATAATTCATGACCAAACTCCCTGTTGTTCCCTCTGCCACTATATCTACCCGATTCCCATCCATATTCCTCACGCGTCCCAACGCgaaaatcatcatcaacattcTTAGCAAAACCAATCTCGCCGGTCCCCAATTCGAACCGTGAATCAGGCAACTCCTTAGGTCCCCTCCTCTCATTCAACCACCTCTTGCCTTCGCCATGCCCATCTCTTCTTCCAACCCTGGGAATCTTATCCTCGAATTCCACACTATACCCGCGAACATACCCCCCGGGTTTCAAATCAATATTAATCTCCCTTGACATCGCCGGTGGCGCCCTGCCGAAGCCTCCGTTGGGCAAGTCGTGTCTGGGTGGCAAATCCCCAACGCCGCGGCGGTGGTAATTGTGGTAATTAGCATCATTACCGCTGCCGCAACCAAACTCCTCATCCTTCCTAGGGTTACCCTCATACTCATACtcaagtctccacctggagcgATCGGGATCGTATCGAATCTTTTCGGCCGGATATGCCGAGGGCGGCAGCGAGACCCCTTCACGGTGTTGGCGCAATTCACTGTCAAGATCAACGGGGGTATAATTCCTCGGAAGGAGACAGTCGGGAGCGATCCTACGGCCAGGGTTAGGGTCCCAGCGTGTTTCAGTGTCGAAACGAGGAAAATTGCGGCGGGGGAAAGGATCGCCCGGGAGGATTCGGCTGGCAATCCTGGGGGATTGGGAAAATGGCTGATTGTGGTTGTTGGAGATTGGGTGTTCTTCTTGGAAGGGACGATTAGGGTAGTTAGGGGAATTGAATTGGGGGAATTGGTTTTGATGGGATGGCGGGTGGTTGTTATTGGGGGCATAAGGAGGCGGAGGAGGAGGTGTGCGGATGGTGCGATAGCGGAGGGGTTGTGCTTGGGGAGGAGGGGCTGGCGGAGTGGGGAGGGACGGGGGCGGAGGGGGCGGCGGAGGGAGGTGGCTGTGGTTGTGATGAGGAGGGGGAGGGGCGTACCTAGTGTGGTTGGTGTTGTTGTCGTCGTTGTTGTGATCATGGtggctgtggtggtggtggtggacgTAGTGGGAGTGGTGTTGGTCCATGACAGTTGATAAAGGATGGTAGTGGTACTCTGCGACCAAGTGGGGGATTGGTGGCGGCGGAGATTGGATCGATATCACCCTGCGTGTGTTAGTTAACTTGCAAGGCTCTCCTTTGCTGGATCCAACAACGGCGTTTCCGTGATTTTTGTTTGGAATTGTCGCTCCGGCTGCTTCGGCTGCTTCAGAGTGAATAATTATACAGTAGCCCCACACATCTAAATCTTTTGgcaattaaattcaatgaaattGACTCAAATCTAACAAAACTTGATGTGCGTTCAAAATCAAGCCGTGTTTTTTTATTTCGTATTTTTCCCGTATGCCTCCTTCTATTAATGttactatttctattttttttctcttctttttcatatattattatagttatttttttttaatttttataatttttttgttttattttttaaaaaagaataaaacaaaaaatataaaagaatgaaataaataagaataaataaaaaaataaaagatgagataaaaaatgaaaaagatttttaaatggtacataatttataaaaaaaaaatagtactaaaattctttaataatagcacataatttttttattttgacaaaatatagaaatatttttttaattttgtacttttttatcttattattcttcttcgtttctttcttcttttcttttctcttttgctcttattttttcttttaagaacaTTATTTCTTATATTAGCCTTGAATGAACATGTCTATATCATATTATAATCTTATTTAGTTGAATAAATATAAGTTTACATTTATTGGAttgaatttttgttaaaaatataaatagtaccaaaatttgtttaaaataaatTGCATACTAAAAGAGCACGTTAACTCTATAAAATGAAATAAGATAGtaccaaaattacttaaaattgacactaaaaatttaataacacgacataaaaaatattaaatctttCTAAACAAAATTACACATTCAGTGAATTGAATGCTTatcttatatataaaataatacaaaaatctaaaaaataacactGAAATGTCTTCACTCTTGAAATTTTCAACTAAatgatgtgataaaattaaactcatttcatGAATACTTGAGTTACAGAttcacaaattttaataaaaaaaataagtgaaaGAATTTGTATATAATATCGCAAAATTAAGCATAACACAATAATTCTTCTTTTAAGAAAAGGATGACGTAtctgaaatataaaataatacaataattttttaattttgacaataaaattttattacaaaacacaaaaatttcttctttaatattgtatttttttttctttttattattcttctttcttgcttttttgtTGCTCTTAATTCGTCTTTTAGGAGCATTACTTCTTATATTAGATTTGAATGAACATGTCTGTACTGTATTGCAATcttatttagttgaatgaatgtaggttcacaCTTATTTGAGTTGAATTCTTGTTAgaaacaaaaataacaccaaaatatgTTGACTCTAATACCGAAATGTCTTTACTCCAATACTAAAATTTTCAACTAAATAATGTGATAGAATTAAGAATTTATTTTATGAAAACTTGAGTTGCaaatttacaaattttaatagaaaagaaataaataaaaattttgtagaTAACACAGTGAAATTAAATATAACAAGTACGAAAATTTGA
This region of Arachis hypogaea cultivar Tifrunner chromosome 8, arahy.Tifrunner.gnm2.J5K5, whole genome shotgun sequence genomic DNA includes:
- the LOC112706494 gene encoding uncharacterized protein isoform X18; this encodes MDQHHSHYVHHHHHSHHDHNNDDNNTNHTRYAPPPPHHNHSHLPPPPPPPPSLPTPPAPPPQAQPLRYRTIRTPPPPPPYAPNNNHPPSHQNQFPQFNSPNYPNRPFQEEHPISNNHNQPFSQSPRIASRILPGDPFPRRNFPRFDTETRWDPNPGRRIAPDCLLPRNYTPVDLDSELRQHREGVSLPPSAYPAEKIRYDPDRSRWRLEYEYEGNPRKDEEFGCGSGNDANYHNYHRRGVGDLPPRHDLPNGGFGRAPPAMSREINIDLKPGGYVRGYSVEFEDKIPRVGRRDGHGEGKRWLNERRGPKELPDSRFELGTGEIGFAKNVDDDFRVGTREEYGWESGRYSGRGNNREFGHELWRPSLKKQVQKKSALLRIQNAKPSYRNREIEQLRNAGYSAESNTNDFRGKEQCGHVGHGMKQEEREGSPVELDISFESNSLVAKAIVTASTSTVVTDTNMNSVSDADLTPSEKRKKVSVSDSDCSGLEAAKVSRDVVTLNSSSCKVNDCSGSVNDLSLQNNVVNPCSQPCTRETDSVKNEVAGGSTKIHSGKSSPRVVKKKKVVKRVVKKVVGNPKSTMSNSRSVNKVHGCVQPDRVIPSSSSVSVPNKVEPCLEQKNITVDKMSMPGHSSYNLSKDRNQLLEDRNGDLTLLSLGPHSRSRECETDEDSDTQKGAARFESGLNIPNSQSCASTGEAKKIDSECLDANNSVHDLRRMPDTNMVPELLNGSTSKINDVGCDIKQLCQNQESQSCENYSNVRCPQNGFVIDVVDDSVLSSADNIGKSDHTNTYNSASSVYGLISGDLKGSKEKLTVTECGLTGESGFGLMVPTIITKYAILEENPDVINPASSSAMSAPSNSGKIKIHSGTDCIQNAIAVTQGSYSGLVNLEDGTAGQCSDITNDAVKDVSPSYAAISSENCGKEEPFSSSNLSVGFGEGDINNMKKRKARTHSKFLHSKMEGISPKPVNSVSHANDWDTASSVKVKDACCSEVLDQSVQSLGSNLESCLNGIITLHGKKELSEAELCVRDNEIDDANYLSLLSKGIKVTTTSELSDAVVVSKSCADFPVSFSDKQAPEKEVALSSMDVLFSAQSLSCSEDSRKLSDNFVGGSCDARYANNETMSSDHFELKNSDFASYSLREDLDIQFPLLDGECKENGTQMQTDILASGYNKGDMKDSLIHQQSIVSHPSDGDLEEDAPEAPSDVCSQGISEAPERGNLNCTSIQDENNCGDISAVEHGSDLPTCTSPIQHTNKIMKSANATGHSNPVERNLMRQSSQVNSKVSNNGPVSYFSENGSKNTLGGAMPKTQKGRSFIISKSNSKTSASSTHLSNPRTWRRSGNNSQGSLPGNKLSPGKFLPKRQILDRKGNFQNTSYIRKGNSLVRQPTTVSFTQISSVNKSPLSLDELSKSTRSGSRIDVSDQLTLKTGVAEVPQQSQRKPSLSIGTLSEENISSPLVEPPSSGCYENASDPRKLIDINDTPNSSKDDSNQYETPDNQSSPLSKLENQVEANDGHISSFSTKRIVYTKPKTNQLVATSNSRDEKSQTAFSEGYYKRCKNQLVRNMNQTVAVPKATLDSDGQGSCKVLCNRKLSKRQLHKVAGRSFKSLRASLVWTLCGKKSPKNGHNSWHSQRVLPQLFPWKRPTYLRSVIHNSASCSNSTFLSAVSKKMLHFRKMDTVYTRSTRGFSLWKSKVLSVGGSSLKWSKSIEKNSKQANEEATLAVAAVERKKREQKGAACVGSHANKRIFRIGSVRYKMDPSRRTLQRISDDESLSSATADSGLVVKRAYIPRRLVIGNDEYVRIGNGNQLIRDPKKRTRKLANEKVRWSLHTARQRLARKQKYCQFFTRFGKCNKEGGKCPYVHDPSKIAVCTKFLNGLCSTPSCKLTHKVIPERMPDCSYFLQGLCTNRNCPYRHVNVNPKASVCEGFLKGYCADGNEEEAQLYLSYFSSNGHLYERNQMQASSSRKTKGKEKEEIWRSE